Genomic segment of Iocasia fonsfrigidae:
ACAGCATCAATCGCTGCCCATAACTGAGCTTTTGGTTCTTCAGGGAAATCTTCCCCGGTTGTTTCTTTTATATGGGCCTTAAATTCACCCACCAGTTCCTTTAAAGACTCAGCTGGAATCTCTGTATCATAATCAACACCAAGTTTTTCTTTCTTTTTCTCTAGAATCTCTTCGAACTCAGCACCATCCATACCTAAAACAACATTACCAAACATCTGCACAAAACGGCGGTATGAGTCATAGGCAAATCTTTCATTATTGGTCTGTTTGATTACTCCCTGTACTGTTTCATCATTAAGACCAAGATTTAAAACCGTGTCCATCATACCAGGCATTGAAACCCGGGCACCAGAACGAACAGAAAAGAGTAAGGGGTCATTAACATCCCCAAATTCCTTACCCATCAACCCCTCTACCTTGGACAGGGCCTCTTCAACTTGTTCATCCAGACCCTCTGGATAATTCTCATTATTTTCATAATAAAGGGTACACACATTTGTTGTAATCGTAAAGCCAGGGGGGACATTAATCCCTAGGTTTGTCATCTCAGCCAGGTTAGCACCTTTCCCCCCGAGAAGATTCTTTAATTCAGTTTTACCATCAGCTTTTCCACCACCAAAAGAATAAACATACTTTTCTACCATTAAAAAAATACCTCCTTAAGTAAATCTACCTCTTTTAATCTATTATCTTTATTTTAGATTATAAATATGTAAATTTTTTAAATTTTGCTAACCACCCCCAAGTATAATTATTTCTTAAAATTATATTTAGAACTCAATCACATAATAACTATTCAAGATAAAAAAACAAATACCTCCTAAAAAATGAATTATAAAAATATTAAAACTTTTACTTATAAACACTACTAAATTACCAGTACTTCAATCAGATTAGTGGTACCAGACATACTAACAGGTACACCAGCAGTAATAGTAACCAAATCACCCTTTTCAACTAAACCATGTCCTAAAATAGTAGTAATAGCATTATCAATCATTTCATCTGTAGTCTTACTCTGCGGTACTTTGAGTGGATAAACACCCCAGCAGAGTTTTAAATACCTTATTACTGCCTCATTATGTGTAACTGCTATAATAGGTAGCATTGGTCGGTGTTTGGACACCATTCGGGCCGTAAAACCAGAACTGGTTGCAGTAATAATACACCGGGCATTCAAATCCATTGCTGTTTTACACGAGGCTAAGCTTATAGCTTCAGTTACTGTCTTAGAGGAGGTATTCTCATAACTCTTTATTTTTCCACTATAATGAGTAGAAAACTCAATCTCCCGGGCTATATTGGCCATAGTATTGACTGTTTCCACTGGATAATCACCTATAGCTGATTCCCCAGAGAGCATGATAGCATCTGTCCCATCAAAAATTGCATTAGCCACATCAGAGGCCTCTGCTCTGGTTGGGCGGGGGTTACGTATCATTGAATCCAACATCTGGGTGGCAGTAATCACCGGTTTAGCAGCCTGCTTACATTTGTTGATTATCGTCTTCTGGATTAAAGGAACCTTTTCCGGCGGTATCTCAACACCCAGGTCTCCCCTTGCAATCATTATACCATCAGACACCTCAATAATCTCATCTATATTATCTACACCCTCTTGGTTCTCAATTTTAGAGATAATATAGATATCCTCAGCCTTTTCCTCAATTAATAACTTGCGTATCTCAAGTACATCCCGCGCCTTCCTGACAAATGAAGCAGCAATAAAACTTACCCCATTTTCAATACCAAAACGAATATCATTTTTATCTTTCTCAGTCAAGGCAGGGAGTTTTAGTGATATACCAGGTAGATTGACACCTTTATGGCTGCCTAAAAATCCTTCATTGAGAATCTCACACCTGATCTCATGATCATTTATGCCCAACACCTTTAGTTCAATTAGGCCATCATCAATCAAGATCTTGGAGCCTTTTTTAACATCCTCTGGTAAATGATTATAGGAAACAGAAACACTGGTATTGTTACTGTTAGACTTTTCATCTGTAGTTAGGATAATTTCCCGGCCTCTTTCAAGCTTGACTTGCCCCTCACTCATTGAGCCTGTCCTTATCTCTGGTCCTTTAGTATCCATCATAATAGGGATTATCTTACCAGTCTCCTTTACTACTTCATGCACAAGTTCAATGCGTTGACCATGTTCATTATAATCACCATGTGAAAAATTAAGCCTGGCAACATCCATCCCTGCCTTAACCAGCTCAACAATCATTTCTTTAGTACTACTGGCTGGACCCAGTGTACAAACTATTTTTGTCTTGCGCATTTTCATATCACCCCTGCTGTTTACTAGGAAAGAATCGTTCCTAACTCATATAAACCCATATCTATTTCTTTTTTAGTACTTAAGACTTCACTAATTTTATGATAAACCAGCTCTCTACCTTCTATACCAATCATTATATTAGATTCACCTGCCAGTAATAATTCCACTGCCTTAGCACCCATTCTGCTGGCAAGCACCCTGTCTCTAACTGTTGGTGAACCACCCCTCTGTAGGTGTCCCAGGATAATTACCCTGGTCTCCTGACCTGTTTTATCTGATATAAGTCTACTGATAAAAAAAGCTGGACTCTCATCCAAATTACGATTAGTCTTAAAGTCCTCACCAACCCCTTCAGCAACCAGTACAATATTATGTAATCTGCCCATTTCCTGGCGCTTTATCAGCTTATTACAAATATCATCTAGATCATAATTCATCTCTGGTATAAGAATAGCATCTGCTCCACCAGCCAGGGCAGTCATAACTGTCAGAAAACCACACCTCCTGCCCATTGTTTCTATAACAAAAGTACGTTCATGAGAAGTAGCTGTATCCCTGATCTTATTGATAGCATCAATAACCGTATTCATAGCGGTATCACAGCCGATAGTTATCTCAGTACCGGCCAGGTCATTATCAATAGTCCCAGGTATACCAATTACTGGAATGCCAAGTTCTTTATCTATTTTTTGTGCGCCAGTTAATGAACCATCACCACCAATTACTACCAGGGCTTCGATCCCCTCCTGCTGCATATTATGTAGGGCCTTCTGGCGGCCCTCAGGGGTTTTGAACTCCTCACAGCGGGCAGAAAGCAGGATAGTCCCCCCTCGTTGTATAATATCACTTACCGAACTCCGGTTCAT
This window contains:
- the pfkA gene encoding 6-phosphofructokinase; translation: MNKIGVLTSGGDAPGMNAAIRSVVRVALHHGLNVVGIRRGYAGLIDGDFYQMNRSSVSDIIQRGGTILLSARCEEFKTPEGRQKALHNMQQEGIEALVVIGGDGSLTGAQKIDKELGIPVIGIPGTIDNDLAGTEITIGCDTAMNTVIDAINKIRDTATSHERTFVIETMGRRCGFLTVMTALAGGADAILIPEMNYDLDDICNKLIKRQEMGRLHNIVLVAEGVGEDFKTNRNLDESPAFFISRLISDKTGQETRVIILGHLQRGGSPTVRDRVLASRMGAKAVELLLAGESNIMIGIEGRELVYHKISEVLSTKKEIDMGLYELGTILS
- the pyk gene encoding pyruvate kinase, translated to MRKTKIVCTLGPASSTKEMIVELVKAGMDVARLNFSHGDYNEHGQRIELVHEVVKETGKIIPIMMDTKGPEIRTGSMSEGQVKLERGREIILTTDEKSNSNNTSVSVSYNHLPEDVKKGSKILIDDGLIELKVLGINDHEIRCEILNEGFLGSHKGVNLPGISLKLPALTEKDKNDIRFGIENGVSFIAASFVRKARDVLEIRKLLIEEKAEDIYIISKIENQEGVDNIDEIIEVSDGIMIARGDLGVEIPPEKVPLIQKTIINKCKQAAKPVITATQMLDSMIRNPRPTRAEASDVANAIFDGTDAIMLSGESAIGDYPVETVNTMANIAREIEFSTHYSGKIKSYENTSSKTVTEAISLASCKTAMDLNARCIITATSSGFTARMVSKHRPMLPIIAVTHNEAVIRYLKLCWGVYPLKVPQSKTTDEMIDNAITTILGHGLVEKGDLVTITAGVPVSMSGTTNLIEVLVI